The following is a genomic window from Candidatus Neomarinimicrobiota bacterium.
GCCAGGCGCAGGGCAAAATTGCCGCCCAATGAAAATCCAATTACGAAGACTGGCCCTTTCCCGGCCCGCGCCGCCACTTGCCCCACCGCCTCGGCCACCTCCCCCAGCAACGCCCCATGGAACAGACCCTCGTTCAAATGATGGGTATGACCGTGATCGCGGTAATTGAGCCGATAGACGCTGTACCCTGCCTTGAATAGCGTGCGTCCCGTACACACCATATAGGTGGAGTCCGCGCTGCCCTCCCAGCCCGGCAGCAGAATTGCGATACCCTGCTGCAGGTGCTTATCGATAGGTGACCAATACCCTTGCAGGCGGACGCCAGCGGACGTGACCAGGATTTCTTCACGGCTGGCCGCCAGCATGGGGTTCCTGCCCCAGCGCCTGATGCGCGACCGGCACAGGCTGGTCTGAACAACCGGGCTGCGCATCCATATCGGGGCGCGGTAGACAAAACGGTCATCCACCGGCATGGGAAGACCTCCCCAGGAGCGGGACCATGATGAAAGTCACCAGCAGGCCGGGCAACATCGGCTGTAATCCAAGCGGATAGGTCTCCCCAGCGCCCCCCAACATGCGCATAATACCGGGAGTGAGCAGCCAGACGCCCGCGGTCAGCACACCGGCG
Proteins encoded in this region:
- a CDS encoding alpha/beta fold hydrolase codes for the protein MPVDDRFVYRAPIWMRSPVVQTSLCRSRIRRWGRNPMLAASREEILVTSAGVRLQGYWSPIDKHLQQGIAILLPGWEGSADSTYMVCTGRTLFKAGYSVYRLNYRDHGHTHHLNEGLFHGALLGEVAEAVGQVAARAGKGPVFVIGFSLGGNFALRLA